A genome region from Coffea arabica cultivar ET-39 chromosome 7e, Coffea Arabica ET-39 HiFi, whole genome shotgun sequence includes the following:
- the LOC140011457 gene encoding protein WUSCHEL-like → MEPQQQQNHQQQQQQNQLVPNEDGGCSKNSFLCRQSSTRWTPTTEQIRILKDLYYNNGVRSPTADQIQKISAKLRQYGKIEGKNVFYWFQNHKARERQKKRLTTDISAMQRGVWRSDYQESICSTKYPNITSGAPSSSASVGGLHAAGQVGNYGYGSFAMEKSFRDCSISPSGKASGSMFQNFSWAGAGAGAEPYPSPYQFLEKKTCFVETLDDQEQEEEPVPELETLPLFPMHGEDVSGFCTNKQQEQNCYYTDWYQPNGNVGYSRTSLELSLNTYGGRSQNSP, encoded by the exons ATGGAACCCCAACAACAACAGAACCAtcagcagcagcaacaacaaAACCAGCTGGTGCCAAATGAAGATGGGGGCTGTAGTAAAAACAGTTTCTTGTGCAGGCAAAGCAGTACCAGGTGGACTCCCACCACTGAACAAATAAGAATCTTGAAGGATCTTTATTACAACAATGGAGTTAGGTCTCCAACTGCTGATCAGATTCAGAAAATCTCAGCTAAACTCAGGCAATACGGCAAGATTGAAGGCAAGAACGTCTTTTATTGGTTTCAAAACCATAAAGCTCGTGAGAGGCAGAAAAAACGCCTTACCACTGATATATCTGCTATGCAAAGAGGTGTTTGGAGATCTGATTATCAAGAATCCATCTGCAGTACCAAGTACCCTAACATCACTTCTG GTGCTCCCTCGTCATCAGCTTCTGTAGGTGGTCTGCATGCTGCTGGCCAGGTGGGAAATTATGGTTATGGATCTTTTGCAATGGAGAAAAGTTTCAGG GATTGCTCCATATCACCAAGTGGCAAAGCGAGTGGGTCTATGTTCCAAAACTTCTCTTGGGCTGGGGCCGGGGCTGGGGCTGAACCTTATCCTTCACCATACCAATTCCTGGAAAAGAAAACATGCTTTGTTGAAACATTGGATGATCAGGAGCAGGAAGAAGAACCGGTCCCAGAATTAgaaactctccctctcttcccCATGCACGGTGAAGACGTATCTGGCTTCTGCACCAATAAGCAGCAGGAACAAAACTGCTACTACACCGACTGGTACCAGCCCAATGGCAACGTGGGTTATTCTCGAACTTCCCTTGAGCTAAGCCTCAACACCTACGGAGGCAGGTCGCAGAATTCCCCCTAA
- the LOC113701005 gene encoding protein ANTHESIS POMOTING FACTOR 1-like isoform X1: MAGGQSDREVKVSLELTEEILQSMEVGMAFRDYNGRISSMDFHKTSPYLVTASDDESIRLYDVANATCLKTINSKKYGVDLVNFTSHPTTVIYSSKNGWDESLRLLSLHDNKYLRYFKGHHDRVVSLSLCSRKECFISGSLDRTVLLWDQRAEKCQGLLRVQGRPATAYDDQGLVFTIAYGGYIRMFDARKYEKGPFDIFSVGGDMSDANVVKFSNDGRLMLLTTLEGHIHVLDSFRGTLLSTYNVKPVSSGSTLEASFSPEGMFVVSGSGDGSVYVWSVRSGKEVASWMSTEDEPPVIKWAPGSLMFATGSSELSFWIPDLSKLAAYGRK; this comes from the exons ATGGCTG GAGGACAATCCGATAGAGAGGTCAAGGTTTCCCTGGAACTCACCGAAGAAATTCTACAGAGTATGGAAGTTGGCATGGCTTTTCGTGACTAT AATGGTAGAATAAGTTCAATGGATTTCCACAAGACATCCCCTTATCTGGTGACTGCTAGCGATGATGAATCTATCCGGCTGTATGATGTGGCAAATGCAAC ATGTTTGAAGACTATTAATAGCAAAAAGTATGGGGTTGATCTTGTTAACTTTACTTCTCATCCGACAACTGTCATATACTCCTCAAAGAATGGGTGGGATG AATCTTTGCGGCTTCTTTCATTACATGATAATAAGTATTTGCGATATTTCAAGGGTCATCATGATAG GGTTGTGTCTCTTAGCTTGTGCTCTCGGAAAGAGTGTTTTATCTCTGGATCTCTGGACCGAACTGTTTTGCTTTGGGACCAAAGAGCAGAGAAATGCCAG GGTCTTCTACGTGTGCAGGGAAGACCAGCTACAGCTTATGACGATCAAGGTCTTGTTTTTACCATTGCTTATGGAGGATATATAAGAATGTTTGATGCTCGCAAGTATGAAAAG GGCCCTTTTGACATATTTTCGGTTGGGGGAGATATGTCTGATGCTAATGTTGTGAAGTTCAGTAATGATGGAAGACTGATGCTTTTGACAACTTTAGAAGGTCATATTCATGTGCTTGATTCATTTCGTGGAACGCTT CTATCTACATACAATGTCAAGCCTGTTTCAAGTGGTTCGACATTAGAGGCATCTTTCAGCCCAGAGGGAATGTTTGTTGTTTCAG GTTCTGGAGATGGTAGTGTCTATGTTTGGAGTGTTCGAAGTGGCAAAGAA GTAGCCAGTTGGATGAGTACTGAAGATGAACCACCAGTCATAAAATGGGCTCCTGGAAGTCTGATGTTTGCTACAGGTTCTTCAGAGTTATCATTTTGGATCCCAGATTTATCCAAATTGGCAGCTTATGGAAGGAAGTAG
- the LOC113701005 gene encoding protein ANTHESIS POMOTING FACTOR 1-like isoform X2 has product MAGGQSDREVKVSLELTEEILQSMEVGMAFRDYNGRISSMDFHKTSPYLVTASDDESIRLYDVANATCLKTINSKKYGVDLVNFTSHPTTVIYSSKNGWDESLRLLSLHDNKYLRYFKGHHDRVVSLSLCSRKECFISGSLDRTVLLWDQRAEKCQGLLRVQGRPATAYDDQGLVFTIAYGGYIRMFDARKYEKGPFDIFSVGGDMSDANVVKFSNDGRLMLLTTLEGHIHVLDSFRGTLLSTYNVKPVSSGSTLEASFSPEGMFVVSGSQLDEY; this is encoded by the exons ATGGCTG GAGGACAATCCGATAGAGAGGTCAAGGTTTCCCTGGAACTCACCGAAGAAATTCTACAGAGTATGGAAGTTGGCATGGCTTTTCGTGACTAT AATGGTAGAATAAGTTCAATGGATTTCCACAAGACATCCCCTTATCTGGTGACTGCTAGCGATGATGAATCTATCCGGCTGTATGATGTGGCAAATGCAAC ATGTTTGAAGACTATTAATAGCAAAAAGTATGGGGTTGATCTTGTTAACTTTACTTCTCATCCGACAACTGTCATATACTCCTCAAAGAATGGGTGGGATG AATCTTTGCGGCTTCTTTCATTACATGATAATAAGTATTTGCGATATTTCAAGGGTCATCATGATAG GGTTGTGTCTCTTAGCTTGTGCTCTCGGAAAGAGTGTTTTATCTCTGGATCTCTGGACCGAACTGTTTTGCTTTGGGACCAAAGAGCAGAGAAATGCCAG GGTCTTCTACGTGTGCAGGGAAGACCAGCTACAGCTTATGACGATCAAGGTCTTGTTTTTACCATTGCTTATGGAGGATATATAAGAATGTTTGATGCTCGCAAGTATGAAAAG GGCCCTTTTGACATATTTTCGGTTGGGGGAGATATGTCTGATGCTAATGTTGTGAAGTTCAGTAATGATGGAAGACTGATGCTTTTGACAACTTTAGAAGGTCATATTCATGTGCTTGATTCATTTCGTGGAACGCTT CTATCTACATACAATGTCAAGCCTGTTTCAAGTGGTTCGACATTAGAGGCATCTTTCAGCCCAGAGGGAATGTTTGTTGTTTCAG GTAGCCAGTTGGATGAGTACTGA